In the Muricauda sp. MAR_2010_75 genome, one interval contains:
- a CDS encoding GNAT family N-acetyltransferase — translation MIRHAKISEIKDILNITKACATKMQENGIFQWNEHYPSETAFVRDVERNELYVIEENGAILGTIVISTYMDEEYVPIEWLTPNGNSTYIHRLSIHPDHQGKGLAQKLMDFAENYSREHGFVSVRLDTFSQNHRNQRFYEQRGYQKLGDIFFPKQSEHPFHCYELVL, via the coding sequence ATGATCAGGCATGCAAAGATATCTGAAATAAAGGATATCCTAAACATCACCAAGGCCTGCGCCACAAAAATGCAGGAAAATGGTATTTTTCAGTGGAACGAACACTATCCGTCTGAGACCGCCTTTGTACGGGATGTGGAGCGCAATGAACTCTATGTGATTGAAGAAAACGGAGCTATTTTGGGAACTATTGTCATTTCAACCTATATGGATGAGGAATATGTGCCTATTGAATGGTTGACACCCAATGGCAACAGTACCTATATTCATCGCCTTTCCATTCATCCTGATCATCAAGGCAAAGGATTGGCCCAGAAGTTAATGGATTTTGCTGAAAACTATTCCCGGGAACATGGATTTGTATCGGTTCGTCTTGATACCTTCTCTCAAAACCACAGAAATCAACGTTTTTACGAGCAACGAGGTTATCAAAAATTGGGCGACATCTTCTTTCCCAAACAAAGTGAGCATCCTTTTCATTGTTATGAATTAGTGCTGTAA
- a CDS encoding SDR family oxidoreductase codes for MNLEGKVAYITGGTKGIGYGIAECLLKEGMKVAVSGRSQEGVDWAVKNLGDGERVLGLVSDVTRLADEKQAVDKILATWGQLDMVMANAGVGIFEPVDEMSEKTWRQMIDTNLNGVFHTLKASVEALKESEGYYMTLASLAGTNFFAGGAGYNATKFGVVGFTQAAMLDLRKHNIKTTTIMPGSVASHFNDNEPSDKDAWKIQPEDIGKLVVDLLTMHPRTLPSKIEVRPTRPDLK; via the coding sequence ATGAACTTAGAAGGAAAAGTAGCATACATTACAGGAGGAACCAAAGGCATAGGATATGGCATCGCTGAATGCCTATTAAAAGAAGGCATGAAGGTGGCCGTCAGCGGAAGAAGTCAAGAAGGGGTGGATTGGGCCGTAAAAAACCTAGGGGATGGCGAACGTGTTTTGGGTTTGGTCTCCGATGTTACCAGGCTGGCAGACGAAAAGCAGGCAGTGGATAAAATTCTAGCCACTTGGGGGCAATTGGATATGGTTATGGCCAATGCCGGAGTAGGCATTTTTGAACCCGTTGATGAAATGAGCGAGAAAACTTGGCGCCAAATGATCGACACAAATTTGAACGGAGTGTTCCATACCTTAAAAGCATCAGTGGAGGCATTGAAAGAGTCTGAAGGCTATTACATGACCTTGGCAAGTTTGGCCGGAACCAACTTTTTTGCCGGAGGGGCTGGGTATAATGCCACCAAATTTGGAGTGGTAGGCTTCACACAAGCAGCCATGCTAGACCTTAGAAAACACAATATAAAAACAACAACGATCATGCCCGGTTCGGTAGCGAGTCATTTTAACGATAATGAACCATCGGATAAAGACGCGTGGAAAATTCAGCCTGAGGATATTGGTAAATTGGTCGTTGACTTACTTACCATGCACCCACGGACATTGCCGAGCAAGATAGAGGTGCGTCCTACACGCCCTGATTTAAAATAA
- a CDS encoding PD-(D/E)XK nuclease family protein, producing the protein MHKSFLEHVLNDLQKKGTDFSECTFVLPSKRSGTFLKKHLASSLPQNIFSPKNISIQDFIADISGMEQTSNLDLLLVLYDVYKETQIEEPDDFPSFLKWGQTLLQDFNEMDGYLIPAHDLLNYLSAIKEIDHWSVKKEKTELVQNYLQLWNKLETIYNGFNTVLKEQKRGYQGLMAKVAVSRLEEYSKNHKTTPIIFVGFNALTSAESKIVQHFLEQGNGQIYWDIDTYFLNDPIHDAGLFIRNYQRNWPYYKNKGGITPQSNFLSPKKISITGVPKSISQTKYVGQLLHELNSSAAIDFSKTAVVLADESLLSPMLHAVPPSINAVNITMGLPLNKTILYSFFIAFLELNANTSERGWFYKYVLELISNPYCLTLSTSSKVDFAPIMAKEIKEQNRLYINGGVLDRYAEAYDVLKIIFPKDRISVLQWIDNCLLLIDRLKITYQQEKNTMELEQVYRFYTLFNQLKEYLAHVDFISELKSIKNLFKQLASMETLDFIGEPLTGLQIMGMLESRNLDFETVILTSVNEGILPSGKMNNSFIPFDVKRDYGLPTYKEKDAIYVYHFYRLIQRAKNVYIIYNTEPDVLEGGEKSRLISQLLADDNIAPFITHTIAAPQANITPSQPLEIKKGASLLDDIIAFAKSGFSPTSLTNYVRNPIDFYTRNILKINDLDEVEENIAANTFGTIVHDSLEELYTPLLGTMLSKGNIEALKPKIPIVVKGHFQKNLFGVDISKGKFLLVHNVICKYLENFMAIEIKQLQRHTIKILALEEKYDVQLHVPELDFPVKLKGTLDRVDEFNGITRIIDYKTGRVEPKNVKLTDWEELITNYDKSKAFQLLCYALLYNKKHGAESALAGIYSFKNLGQGLFSFSQDKNNTLIDTEVLSTFEGYLKQLILEICNPSLPLTEKAV; encoded by the coding sequence ATGCATAAAAGCTTTCTAGAACATGTATTGAACGACCTCCAAAAAAAAGGCACGGATTTCTCCGAATGTACTTTTGTACTTCCCAGTAAACGTTCTGGTACTTTTCTGAAAAAACATTTGGCCTCCTCCTTGCCCCAAAACATTTTCAGTCCAAAAAATATTTCCATTCAAGACTTTATTGCAGACATATCTGGAATGGAGCAAACCTCCAATCTGGACCTATTGCTGGTCCTATATGACGTTTATAAAGAAACCCAAATAGAAGAACCCGATGACTTTCCTTCTTTTTTGAAATGGGGACAAACGCTTTTGCAGGACTTCAATGAAATGGATGGCTACCTTATTCCAGCACATGACCTGCTCAACTACCTTTCTGCCATCAAGGAAATCGACCATTGGTCCGTAAAAAAAGAAAAAACAGAGTTGGTCCAAAACTACCTTCAGCTTTGGAATAAATTGGAGACCATATATAATGGTTTCAATACCGTTTTAAAAGAACAGAAGAGAGGTTATCAAGGGCTTATGGCCAAGGTTGCGGTTTCCCGTTTAGAGGAATATTCCAAAAACCATAAAACTACACCCATTATTTTCGTCGGGTTCAATGCTTTGACCTCGGCAGAATCAAAGATTGTACAGCATTTTCTTGAACAAGGTAACGGACAAATCTATTGGGATATTGATACGTACTTTCTCAATGACCCTATCCACGATGCCGGACTTTTCATCAGGAATTACCAGCGCAACTGGCCCTACTACAAAAACAAAGGAGGGATAACGCCACAAAGTAATTTTTTGTCTCCCAAAAAAATTTCAATTACCGGCGTTCCCAAAAGCATTTCACAAACCAAATATGTAGGGCAATTGTTGCATGAGTTAAACTCCAGTGCTGCTATTGATTTTTCCAAAACAGCCGTTGTTCTTGCTGATGAGTCCCTGCTCTCTCCCATGCTTCATGCAGTACCGCCATCCATCAATGCCGTGAACATAACTATGGGACTGCCCCTGAACAAAACCATTTTGTACTCCTTTTTTATCGCATTCTTAGAGCTTAACGCAAATACTTCCGAAAGAGGATGGTTCTACAAATATGTTCTGGAGCTTATCTCAAATCCGTATTGCTTGACCCTTTCAACGTCCAGCAAGGTCGATTTTGCCCCAATTATGGCCAAGGAAATCAAAGAACAGAACAGGTTGTACATCAACGGCGGTGTCCTGGACAGATATGCCGAAGCTTATGACGTGCTGAAAATTATCTTTCCCAAAGACCGTATTTCAGTGTTGCAATGGATAGATAATTGCCTTCTGCTCATTGATCGGTTGAAGATTACCTATCAACAAGAGAAAAACACCATGGAACTGGAACAGGTCTATCGGTTTTACACCCTCTTCAACCAATTGAAGGAATATTTGGCCCATGTAGATTTCATCAGTGAACTCAAATCCATCAAAAACCTGTTTAAACAGCTGGCATCCATGGAAACCCTGGATTTTATCGGGGAACCGCTAACCGGGCTCCAAATTATGGGAATGCTGGAAAGTAGGAACTTGGATTTTGAAACGGTCATCCTCACCTCGGTCAACGAGGGTATTCTACCATCCGGCAAAATGAACAATTCCTTTATCCCTTTTGATGTAAAACGGGATTACGGTCTGCCCACCTATAAAGAAAAGGATGCCATATACGTCTATCATTTCTACAGACTGATACAACGGGCCAAAAACGTGTACATCATCTATAATACGGAACCCGATGTTTTGGAAGGCGGTGAAAAAAGCAGGCTCATCTCCCAATTGCTGGCAGATGATAACATTGCCCCATTCATTACACACACCATTGCAGCTCCTCAAGCTAATATTACACCTTCCCAACCTTTGGAAATAAAGAAAGGGGCATCGCTATTGGATGACATCATTGCTTTTGCCAAAAGTGGGTTTTCACCAACTTCCTTGACCAATTATGTGAGGAATCCCATCGACTTTTACACCCGAAATATCCTTAAAATCAACGATCTCGATGAAGTTGAGGAAAACATAGCCGCCAACACTTTTGGTACCATAGTACATGACAGTTTGGAAGAGTTGTATACTCCCCTTCTGGGAACAATGCTTTCAAAAGGAAATATTGAGGCCCTAAAGCCCAAAATTCCTATTGTTGTAAAAGGTCATTTTCAAAAAAACTTGTTCGGTGTTGATATTTCCAAAGGAAAGTTCCTGTTGGTCCATAATGTTATTTGTAAGTATTTGGAGAACTTTATGGCCATCGAAATAAAGCAACTCCAACGGCATACGATCAAAATACTGGCCTTGGAAGAAAAATATGATGTCCAACTCCATGTTCCTGAGTTGGATTTTCCCGTAAAACTCAAAGGCACCTTGGACCGTGTTGATGAGTTTAACGGCATTACAAGAATCATTGATTACAAAACAGGAAGGGTAGAGCCGAAAAACGTAAAGCTTACCGACTGGGAGGAACTCATCACCAACTATGATAAGAGCAAAGCTTTTCAGTTGCTGTGCTACGCACTCCTGTATAACAAAAAACACGGGGCGGAATCCGCTCTTGCCGGAATCTATTCCTTTAAAAATTTGGGACAGGGGTTGTTTTCCTTTTCACAGGACAAAAACAACACCCTTATTGATACCGAGGTTTTATCCACTTTTGAGGGCTACTTAAAGCAGCTCATCCTGGAAATCTGCAACCCCTCGCTCCCCTTAACCGAAAAAGCAGTCTGA
- a CDS encoding GIY-YIG nuclease family protein, translating into MGHCQDLEDRIRRHNGARSKYTKIATDWKVKYTEHFTTRSGAMAREREIKRKKSRKYIEFLISEAEG; encoded by the coding sequence GTGGGTCATTGTCAGGATTTGGAAGACAGAATACGTCGGCACAATGGCGCCAGGTCCAAATACACAAAAATTGCAACAGATTGGAAGGTAAAGTATACTGAACATTTTACCACAAGGAGTGGCGCTATGGCCAGGGAAAGGGAAATTAAAAGAAAGAAAAGCAGGAAGTACATTGAATTTCTTATTTCAGAGGCTGAAGGCTAG
- a CDS encoding universal stress protein, which translates to MNNILVPIGTSPNSSSTLQYAIDFAFNFGAKVFVMDVFSVTTAVGSLANVEEKVAKSSKEHLKEVIEQVDTKGVEIKMATYNGDIIDGLKDINKELGIDLIIIAPRSNDIQEELYLGNTSGRIIKQTNIPTLIVPKGTEFKPLKKILTAFGSGILKRSSILNPLVSIKNKFRAEVSLLLVKRPGYSEDDLKVNTALMDLSKQLTITENGTTYLGVIEHFQKEHPDMLCVFRRKRGFFKKLWEKNTIPKSEFFVPIPVLVLSVKKD; encoded by the coding sequence ATGAACAATATACTCGTACCTATTGGAACTTCACCAAATTCTTCAAGCACACTGCAATACGCCATCGACTTTGCATTTAATTTTGGTGCCAAAGTTTTTGTGATGGATGTGTTCTCGGTCACCACTGCCGTAGGGAGCTTGGCCAATGTTGAGGAGAAAGTGGCCAAAAGCAGCAAGGAACATTTGAAAGAGGTGATTGAACAAGTGGACACCAAAGGTGTTGAAATTAAAATGGCAACCTACAATGGCGATATTATTGATGGCCTTAAGGACATCAACAAAGAATTGGGGATAGATTTGATCATCATTGCCCCAAGAAGTAACGATATTCAGGAAGAACTTTATTTGGGGAACACTTCGGGCCGTATCATTAAACAGACCAATATTCCCACTTTGATTGTCCCAAAGGGAACCGAATTCAAACCCTTGAAAAAGATATTGACCGCGTTTGGTTCTGGAATCTTAAAGCGGAGCAGTATCCTGAATCCTTTGGTAAGTATAAAGAACAAATTTAGGGCTGAAGTGAGCTTGCTCTTGGTAAAAAGGCCGGGATATTCTGAAGATGATCTTAAAGTGAACACGGCCCTCATGGATTTGAGCAAACAATTGACCATCACGGAAAATGGCACCACCTATTTGGGTGTAATTGAACATTTCCAAAAAGAACACCCCGATATGTTGTGTGTTTTTAGAAGGAAACGGGGATTCTTCAAAAAGCTTTGGGAAAAAAATACGATACCAAAATCTGAGTTTTTTGTGCCCATTCCCGTTTTGGTGTTGAGCGTTAAAAAAGATTAA